The following coding sequences are from one Sardina pilchardus chromosome 16, fSarPil1.1, whole genome shotgun sequence window:
- the LOC134060551 gene encoding serine/threonine-protein kinase PLK4-like has protein sequence MGGQPSVLQQHGFTLVRQEGGASLVKSQEGHQYVVREVNKNTEDVFTVNEILKSLQHPHIIGHQKSFKDGGTYYVLVDYFEENVSKKMKAKQERGEQFSEEEIMDYFVKICMALKHLHSSNTVHRDLRPQNILFTEFGTVCLGELPEIKERAGVKSDSTGELTNIPPEILKGDSYHDKSDIWSLGCLLYEMCMMKSPFTTESAVNLVPKILSGSYEPLPETFSKSLHQLLSDVLQTDPELRPSAQEILWRPFVIALLTAQSERTVAELQESLQKLRTLADGLEKVHFGTTVGSLTGGVIGAAGGITSIVGLILAPFTLGASLIVTGVGVGIAVAGGATAGVSNITNMVNQSTDRYNVKNIIREFQEKMNSVVVSLQHICEGLDALSVSGSAEGGNGSGTGTGSVTKAGVRMGRGLGAIPELVRLAQVANLGKVAAQTARAIRVAEVATGIFSAFFLAVDVFFIAMDAKEIHNIRQARAEKAASDDPVRLKMLEVAGDTGGAMELMDTDTVELREADSMTELQPGAAGEAKPEVKSETMRFVLQIRETAAQLQDSLDELSDIITFIPKVEAFSL, from the exons ATGGGTGGCCAACCAAGCGTCCTGCAGCAACACGGTTTCACTCTAGTGAGACAGGAGGGCGGGGCCAGCCTGGTGAAGTCACAGGAAGGCCATCAGTATGTCGTCAGAGAGGTCAATAAAAACACAGAG GATGTTTTCACCGTGAATGAAATTCTCAAAAGCCTGCAGCATCCCCATATCATTGGACATCAGAAGTCATTTAAAG ATGGTGGTACATACTATGTGTTGGTGGACTACTTTGAAGAAAATGTGTCCAAAAAGATGAAAGCCAAGCAAGAACGCGGGGAACAGTTTTCAGAGGAAGAG ATTATGGATTACTTTGTCAAGATTTGCATGGCATTGAAGCACTTACACTCCAGCAACACTGTTCACAGAGACCTAAGACCTCAG AATATTCTCTTCACTGAGTTTGGaactgtgtgtttgggtgagctTCCGGAAATCAAAGAAAG AGCTGGTGTAAAGAGTGACTCTACAGGGGAACTAACTAACATCCCCCCTGAAATCCTAAAGGGAGATTCATATCATGACAAGAG TGATATTTGGTCCTTGGGCTGTCTGCTCTATGAAATGTGTATGATGAAGAGTCCA TTCACAACAGAGAGTGCAGTGAATCTGGTTCCTAAGATCCTGAGTGGTTCTTACGAGCCTCTCCCAGAGACCTTCTCCAAGTCCCTCCACCAGCTCCTCAGCGACGTCCTGCAGACCGACCCGGAACTCAGGCCCTCTGCACAGGAGATTCTGTGGAGACCATTTGTCATCGCCCTCCTCACAGCCCAG AGTGAGCGGACGGTCGCTGAGCTCCAGGAGAGCCTGCAGAAGCTGAGGACCCTGGCTGACGGTCTGGAGAAGGTGCACTTTGGCACCACTGTGGGCAGTCTGACTGGCGGGGTGATTGGAGCAGCTGGAGGCATCACCTCCATCGTGGGCCTCATCTTGGCTCCCTTCACTCTGGGTGCCTCTCTGATCGTGACCGGGGTAGGGGTCGGCATTGCAGTCGCTGGTGGTGCGACCGCAGGAGTCTCCAACATCACCAACATGGTCAACCAGTCCACCGACCGCTACAATGTGAAGAACATCATCCGTGAATTCCAGGAGAAGATGAACTCGGTGGTGGTCAGCCTCCAGCACATCTGTGAAGGCCTGGACGCCCTGAGTGTCTCGGGATCAGCTGAGGGTGGGAATGGTTCTGGCACGGGGACAGGGAGCGTGACCAAGGCAGGTGTCAGGATGGGGCGAGGGCtgggggccatccccgagctcgTGAGGCTGGCACAGGTGGCAAACTTGGGCAAGGTGGCAGCACAGACCGCCAGGGCCATCCGCGTGGCGGAGGTGGCCACCGGCATTTTCTCCGCCTTCTTCCTGGCAGTGGACGTCTTCTTCATCGCCATGGACGCCAAGGAGATCCACAACATCCGGCAAGCGAGGGCAGAGAAGGCCGCCTCAGATGACCCCGTCCGGCTGAAGATGCTGGAGGTCGCCGGCGACACCGGGGGCGCTATGGAGCTCATGGACACGGACACCGTGGAGCTGCGAGAGGCCGACTCCATGACTGAGCTGCAGCCCGGTGCGGCAGGGGAGGCCAAGCCGGAGGTGAAGTCGGAGACCATGAGGTTCGTCCTGCAGATCAGGGAGACAGCTGCCCAGCTGCAGGACAGCCTGGATGAGCTCAGTGACATCATCACCTTCATCCCAAAGGTTGAGGCCTTCAGCCTCTGA
- the LOC134060552 gene encoding complement C1q-like protein 4, translating into MGRLSLLILLSCWVSESAAIAGLNTDTTSEVGDWTENSNEIQNYSTQVVPLVCQLSTCELLLSKLGAMQEKMETMEVKVVTMESELQANRREIEQLKTRAAGKVSFAAFLGGHGHLGPYDVATTIEYKNVLTNVGDAYNPATGIFVAPVRGIYYFYICYHAAQQKGTVITLYKNSELIVSTVHRGDENSSANENGSNGVTLQLEERDQVYVKLTAGTWVWGASTRTTVFTGFLVTHL; encoded by the exons ATGGGACGTCTCTCTCTGCTGATTCTGCTCTCCTGCTGGGTGTCTGAGTCTGCTGCTATAGCAGGGCTCAATACAGACACAACATCTGAAGTTGGAGACTGGACAGAGAACAGTAATGAGATTCAGAACTACAGTACCCAGGTCGTACCACTGGTTTGTCAGCTCAGCACCTGTGAGCTCCTGCTGAGCAAGCTGGGGGCCAtgcaggagaagatggagacCATGGAGGTCAAAGTTGTGACCATGGAGAGTGAGCTGCAGGCAAACAGGAGGGAGATTGAACAGTTGAAGACACGTGCTGCTG gGAAGGTATCATTCGCTGCCTTTTTAGGAGGTCATGGACACCTTGGCCCATATGATGTAGCCACAACTATAGAATACAAGAATGTGCTCACCAACGTAGGCGATGCCTACAATCCAGCCACAG GAATATTTGTTGCCCCAGTCAGAGGAATTTACTATTTCTACATCTGCTACCATGCTGCCCAACAGAAAGGGACAGTAATTACCTTATACAAGAATAGTGAACTCATAGTATCAACTGTCCATAGAGGTGATGAGAACAGTTCTGCAAATGAGAATGGATCTAATGGTGTTACATTACAGTTGGAGGAGAGAGATCAGGTCTATGTCAAACTTACAGCTGGAACGTGGGTTTGGGGTGCATCAACCCGAACTACTGTGTTCACTGGTTTCTTGGTCACCCatttgtga
- the LOC134060127 gene encoding complement C1q-like protein 4, translating into MERLCLLILLSCWVSESAAAAVLNTDTTSEAGDWTENGNETQNYTHTVPLVCQLSTCELLLRELGAMQEKMRAMEARLEASEDKAATMESELQENGREIEQLKTGAAGKVSFSAFIGGHGHIGPYDVSTTIEYKNVLTNIGNGYNPATGIFLAPVRGIYYFYFCYHAGQQKGTAIILYKNSELIASTAHNGQENSSANENGSNGVALQLEVGDQVYVQLTAGTWVWDGHYQNTVFTGFLVTHL; encoded by the exons ATGGAACGTCTCTGTCTGCTGATTCTGCTCTCCTGCTGGGTGTCTGagtctgctgctgcagcagtgctCAATACAGACACAACATCTGAAGCTGGAGACTGGACAGAGAATGGTAATGAGACTCAGAACTATACCCATACTGTACCACTGGTCTGTCAGCTCAGCACTTGTGAGCTCCTGCTGAGAGAGCTGGGGGCCATGCAGGAGAAGATGAGGGCCATGGAGGCCAGGCTGGAGGCCAGCGAGGACAAAGCTGCGACCATGGAGAGTGAGCTGCAGGAAAATGGGAGGGAGATTGAACAGTTAAAGACAGGTGCTGCCG GGAAGGTATCATTCTCCGCCTTTATCGGAGGTCATGGACACATTGGCCCATATGATGTAAGCACAACTATAGAATACAAGAATGTGCTCACCAATATAGGCAATGGCTATAATCCAGCTACAG GAATATTTCTTGCCCCAGTCAGAGGAATTTACTATTTCTACTTCTGCTATCATGCTGGCCAACAGAAAGGGACAGCAATTATCTTATACAAGAATAGTGAACTCATAGCCTCAACCGCACACAATGGCCAAGAGAACAGTTCTGCAAATGAGAACGGATCTAATGGCGTTGCATTGCAGCTGGAGGTTGGGGATCAGGTCTATGTCCAACTTACTGCTGGAACGTGGGTTTGGGATGGACATTACCAAAATACTGTGTTCACTGGCTTTCTGGTCACCCATTtgtga